TTCAAAAAGGTCATCGTCTATTTTTTTACCGCTAAAAATAGAGGCAAAGCCCGAACCTATGTTTACGCGGGTTTTTAATAAGCCCTTTTTAAGCCGAGAGAAAAAGCCTTCTTTTTTAGGCTTTTCAGCTAACTTAGCTTCTTCGTTTGCAAGTTCGGCCGTTAGGCGCTCTTGCTCTAATCGCTCAGCTTCTGCTTCAGCAGCTATACGTTCTTGTTCTGCACGTTCAGCCTCTGCTTGTTCTGCAGCAATACGCTCTTGTTCTAATCGCTCAGCCTCTGCTTGTTCTGCTGCAATACGCTGTTGCTCTAAACGCTCGGCCTCTGCCTGTTCTGCTGCAATACGCTGTTGCTCTAAACGCTCAGCCTCTGCCTGTTCTGCTGCAAGTCGTTCTTGCTCTAAACGCTCAGCTTCTGCCTGTTCTGCTGCAAGTCGTTCTTGCTCTAAACGCTCAGCTTCTGCCTGTTCTGCAGCAATACGCTGTTGCTCTAAACGTTCAGCCTCTGCTTGTTCTGCATCAATACGCTCTTGCTCTAAACGCTCAGCCTCTGCCTGTTCTGCTAAAATACGCTGTTGCTCTAAACGCTCAGCTTCTACTTTTTCAGCAGCAATTCGCTCTTGCTCTAAACGCATTTGAGCTTCTTGCTCAGCTAAACGCTCTGCTTGCACTACCCTTTGCGCCTCTGCATCTGCTTGCTCTTTTGCAAGTAACTCAGCATTGGCTTTTTCAATGGCTAGTTTTTCATCTTGCTCTGCCTGCTCACGCTCTCGCGCTAAACGCTGTTGTTCAGCCTCTTCTGCAGCTTTTCGCTCTTGCTCTAAACGCATTTGAGCTTCTTGCTCAGCTAAGCGCTCTGCCTGTGCTACTCTTTGCGCTTGTGCATCTGCCTGCTCTTTTGCAAGCAACTCAGCATTCGCTTTTTCAATGGCTGAACGCTCTTCATCGCGCTTTTCAGCGGCTATTCGCTCTTGCTCTACACGCTCGGCTTCTGCTTTTTCAGCGGCAATGCGCTCTTGATCTAAACGTTCAGCTTCTGCTTTTTCAGCAGCAATACGTTCTTGCTCTGCACGCTCGGCTTCTGCCTTTTCAGCAGCTATTCGCTCTTGCTCTAAACGCTCGGCTTCTGCTTTTTCAGCCGCAACACGTTCTTGCTCTAAGCGCTCAGCCTCTTGCTGAGCTAATGCTTGTTGTTTATCAGCTTCTGCTTGTTTTTTATCTGACTTACCAAAACCGAGCCAAGACATGAATTTACTTTTTTTTGCCATACTTGCTAATAACCACTTATAAAAATCTGATAAACTAAAATTTGAAATAGCTTGGTGTAGCTCAGCATAGAGTGCCGGCCAAACAACCGTTCAAAACGTAAGTGCTCAATAGTAACACTTTTAAAGCGGTTGAAAAATGAAGCTAAACGTAAACTAGTACAATATTATCTGAGCTAGATCCCATATACCATTTTTTAGTGACCTAAATGAGAAAAAAAACAACGCAAAATAAAGCAATTAGCAAACCTAAAGACGGCTTTATTAGAGTAATAAGTGGGCAGTTCCGTGGCCGTAAACTTCCCGTTAAAAATGTTGAAGGGCTTCGCCCAACAACCGACCGAATTAAAGAAACCGTTTTTAATTGGCTAATGCAAGACACCCGCGATGCAACAGTACTTGACTGCTTTGCGGGATCGGGTGGGCTAGGTTTTGAAGCGCTCTCACGTTATGCAAAAAGTACAACATTTATTGAGTTAGATTTATCAGCTGCGAAACAAATCGAACAAAACATTAGCACTTTAAAGCTAGAAAATGCACAAGTTAAACACACCAACTCTTTAACTTTTTTAGAGCAAAAAAATGTAAATGAACCTTTTGATTTAGTTTTTGTTGACCCGCCTTTTCGTAAAAATTTAGCGCAAAGTAGCTGTAATTTATTAGAAAACAACCAATGGCTCAGTAGAGAAGCACTTATTTATATTGAAGTTGAAACCGAGTTAGCTGAGTTTTCACCACCAAGTAACTGGCTGTTAATTAAAGAGAAAAAAGCAGGACAAGTACTTTGTAGGTTGTATCAACGCCAAGTAAATTAGCACTATTTTAGCTGCTGCATTTCTGTTAATATTATCCTTTACATGTGGTGTTGCTTCGGATTACAATACCGCACCATTTTTGAACCACTTGATCAATGTTTGATCAACTTGAGCAACGCTCATAATTTAGGTAGGTGAATTTTTAATGCCAGTAATTAAAGTAAGAGAGAACGAACCGTTTGACGTAGCACTTCGTCGCTTCAAGCGTTCATGTGAAAAAGCAGGTATCCTTTCAGAAGTTCGTCGTCGCGAGCACTATGAAAAGCCAACAGCTGAGCGTAAGCGTAAAAAAGCTGCAGCGGTTAAGCGTCACATGAAGAAGCTTTCTCGCGATAACGCACGCCGCGTTAAATTATACTAATAGTATTAGGTCTTGTATAAATGAGCCTTTTAATAACG
The sequence above is drawn from the Pseudoalteromonas espejiana DSM 9414 genome and encodes:
- the ftsY gene encoding signal recognition particle-docking protein FtsY — encoded protein: MAKKSKFMSWLGFGKSDKKQAEADKQQALAQQEAERLEQERVAAEKAEAERLEQERIAAEKAEAERAEQERIAAEKAEAERLDQERIAAEKAEAERVEQERIAAEKRDEERSAIEKANAELLAKEQADAQAQRVAQAERLAEQEAQMRLEQERKAAEEAEQQRLAREREQAEQDEKLAIEKANAELLAKEQADAEAQRVVQAERLAEQEAQMRLEQERIAAEKVEAERLEQQRILAEQAEAERLEQERIDAEQAEAERLEQQRIAAEQAEAERLEQERLAAEQAEAERLEQERLAAEQAEAERLEQQRIAAEQAEAERLEQQRIAAEQAEAERLEQERIAAEQAEAERAEQERIAAEAEAERLEQERLTAELANEEAKLAEKPKKEGFFSRLKKGLLKTRVNIGSGFASIFSGKKIDDDLFEDLETQLLTADLGVDTTMKLIDSLTDAADRKQLKDGDALYELMKQEMAAMLKTAEQPLEINADKKPFVILMVGVNGVGKTTTIGKLAKQFQNEGKSVMLAAGDTFRAAAVEQLQVWGERNSIPVIAQHTGADSASVVFDAFQAAKARNVDVLIADTAGRLQNKDNLMQELEKIARVMKKIDPDAPHEVMLTIDAGTGQNAISQVNLFNQCVGLTGITLSKLDGTAKGGVIFAVADKFNIPIRYIGVGEGIDDLRAFKSDDFIDALFSQDEDDV
- the rsmD gene encoding 16S rRNA (guanine(966)-N(2))-methyltransferase RsmD, coding for MRKKTTQNKAISKPKDGFIRVISGQFRGRKLPVKNVEGLRPTTDRIKETVFNWLMQDTRDATVLDCFAGSGGLGFEALSRYAKSTTFIELDLSAAKQIEQNISTLKLENAQVKHTNSLTFLEQKNVNEPFDLVFVDPPFRKNLAQSSCNLLENNQWLSREALIYIEVETELAEFSPPSNWLLIKEKKAGQVLCRLYQRQVN
- the rpsU gene encoding 30S ribosomal protein S21 produces the protein MPVIKVRENEPFDVALRRFKRSCEKAGILSEVRRREHYEKPTAERKRKKAAAVKRHMKKLSRDNARRVKLY